CTTGCAGGAAAAGAtcatttttggtctttttcacCACTTATGTCACGActgtcccgctctggcgggacaGATCCGGCTATGGCGACCCAGATCTGGCGAGAATAATCCCTCCCTAGCGGGATATGTGGGAACATAGAGCTCGAAGTTTGTGCTCCAAGCTCCCCTTTCGCAACACCCCCCTTTCAAAAACGTATTAAAATATGTCCCTCACGCAAATttcaattttgggagttttactcgcccgaataaGATTTTACAAAACTGTAAATGCTTCTTATCACCTTGTCTATCACCCTGTctaatcaaattataaatttgacctctcatcattcacgtgatcaccctatacttcacctgactcagaattcgtccaagtctggtcTAGACTCAAATTTGCCGAAGTTACTACtcaaagttttctggcccaaaactCTTTTCCATTGGCCTATCCCTAACGACGGGAtcaggtcattacaatagataccaattacCCATCGCTTGTCCCCGAGTGACTAACTAAGGAAAATAGGGCTAAAGTAAAGATATAGTAGTATTCGTCAaacagttgaggatacttgtctcgcatgtaTTTTTCAGTCTTCCAAGTAGCTTTCTCTACCGAATGATATTTCCATTGCACTTTAACCATATTaatctccttagtcctcaatttTTGGACGTCAAAATCAGGAATTACAACTGGCTCTTTTTCATACTGAAGTTCCTTGTCTAATAATACCGAGTCCCATATGATGATATAGTCCCCATACCCATGGTACTCTTtcagcatagacacatggaacaccaggcGTACTCCagacaagctaggtggtaaggacAACTTGTATGCCACTGGCCCCACAtaatcaagaatttcaaaagagCTAATGTAACGAGGACTGAGTTTtcccttcttaccaaatctcatcacctttTTAATGGGTGATACCTTTAGAAGTGCTTGCTCACCAGCCTCGAATGTCATGTCCCTTACTTTTCGGTCAGCATACTCATTCTAACGACTTTGAGCcactagaagcttagcttggatgcttcttaccttatcttgagcatacctcactaagtcaacccccaATGGCTCTACTTCTTGAGCTTCAAACCACTTTATGGGAGACCTGTATCCCCCCCCACACAGGTCTTCGAATGGTGTCATATCAATACTgaagtggtagctattgttgtagaaGAACGCACATAAGGGCAAAAACTTATCCCAATATCCCCCAAAGtctatcacacatgccctcaacatattttCCAGCACTTGGATAGTCCTTTCTGACTGCTCGTCTGTCTGTGGATGGAAAGatgtgctgaaagtgagttgagtacccaactcttcaTGTAATTACCTCAAAATTTGGAAGTAACTATGTACCACGGTCTAAAATAACAGAAAAGGGCACCTCGGGCAGCCTTACTATCTTTTTCACATAAATTCTGGCCAACGGTTATGCATTGTAATCCACTCTAATCGGAATGAAGTGTGCTAACTTCGTTAAcgtgtcaaccaccacccaaatagagtaATTCTTTCCCAATGTCTTAGAAAGTCCCATCACGaaatccatggctattctctcccatttccattcaggaatgaCATTTTTTGCAACAAACCTacaggcctttggtgctcatacttcaTCTGTTGGTAGTTCTGAtacttggctacatattcagctatgtTTTTCTCATACCCGACCACCAATACAACtttttcaagtcttgatacattttAGTCACTccagggtgaatagagtatcatgAATCATGAGATTCAAACAAGATTTTTTGAATTAGTCCATCTACCCAGGGAACACATATCCTTTCTCTAAAATGGGCACCCCTCTTGTATCTAGTGTTGAGTCTGGAACCTTACCCATCAACAGatttcctctaatttcatttaagtatGCATCCTCAAACTGCTTGATCTTGATCTCTTCTATGAAGGTGGTCCTTAGATCAACTCCGACAACTATCCCACCTTTTTCTGAGATGCCTAACATCATGAATCTAGCCTTCAAGGCTTGAATTTCTCTAGCCAGGGGCCGCTTAAGGTTCCCCAAACAAGCTAAACTGCCCATATTCACCGGCTTTCGGCTTAATGCATCTGCTATCACATTACCCTTTCTTGGATGGTACTGGAtcgtgacatcatagtccttaagcAA
This Solanum dulcamara chromosome 8, daSolDulc1.2, whole genome shotgun sequence DNA region includes the following protein-coding sequences:
- the LOC129899971 gene encoding uncharacterized protein LOC129899971, with product MTFEAGEQALLKVSPIKKVMRFGKKGKLSPRYISSFEILDYVGPVAYKLSLPPSLSGVRLVFHVSMLKEYHGYGDYIIIWDSVLLDKELQYEKEPVVIPDFDVQKLRTKEINMVKVQWKYHSVEKATWKTEKYMRDKYPQLFDEYYYIFTLALFSLVSHSGTSDG